From bacterium, a single genomic window includes:
- a CDS encoding tartrate dehydrogenase, with protein sequence MRAITLKLIPGDGIGVEVMIEARRVLDRLADLHGGLAFRYHDLPWSCAWSLGHGGVMMPADGLEILADGEAILLGAVGFPGVPDHVSLRGLLLPIRMGFDQYVNLRPVKLLPGLDSPLRVADPAAIDFVVLRENTEGEYCGAGRLENPGTPDETAIQEARFTRKGTERIIRYAFDWARDHGKGSVVSATKSNALNHSMVFWDRVCAEVAAGYPEVACTGMHIDALAGLFILHPERLEVVVASNLFGDILTDLGSAMLGSIGISPSANIDPSGRHPSMFEPVHGSAPDIAGRGLANPTGMLWTVALMLGHLQLPDLAARLMDALSDVLAARIVRTPDLGGTATTRAMTDAVMARLDA encoded by the coding sequence ATGCGCGCCATCACCCTGAAACTCATCCCCGGCGACGGCATCGGCGTCGAGGTCATGATCGAGGCGCGCCGCGTGCTCGATCGCCTGGCCGACCTGCACGGCGGGCTGGCCTTCCGCTACCACGACCTGCCCTGGAGCTGCGCCTGGTCCCTCGGGCACGGCGGGGTCATGATGCCCGCCGACGGTCTCGAGATCCTGGCCGACGGCGAGGCGATCCTGCTGGGTGCGGTGGGGTTCCCGGGCGTGCCCGACCACGTCTCGCTGCGCGGGCTGCTGCTGCCGATCCGCATGGGCTTCGACCAGTACGTGAACCTCAGGCCCGTGAAGCTGCTGCCCGGGCTCGACTCGCCCCTGCGCGTCGCCGACCCCGCGGCCATCGACTTCGTGGTGCTGCGCGAGAACACCGAGGGCGAGTACTGCGGCGCGGGGCGCCTCGAGAATCCGGGCACGCCCGACGAGACCGCGATCCAGGAGGCGCGCTTCACGCGCAAGGGCACCGAGCGGATCATCCGCTACGCCTTCGACTGGGCGCGCGACCACGGCAAGGGGTCGGTCGTCTCGGCGACCAAGAGCAACGCCCTGAACCACAGCATGGTCTTCTGGGATCGCGTGTGCGCCGAGGTGGCCGCGGGCTATCCGGAGGTCGCGTGCACGGGCATGCACATCGATGCGCTCGCGGGACTCTTCATCCTGCACCCCGAGCGGCTCGAGGTGGTGGTGGCGAGCAATCTCTTCGGCGACATCCTGACCGATCTCGGTTCAGCCATGCTGGGCAGCATCGGCATCTCGCCCTCGGCGAACATCGACCCCAGCGGCCGCCATCCGTCCATGTTCGAGCCGGTGCACGGCTCGGCGCCGGACATCGCGGGCCGCGGCCTGGCCAACCCCACGGGCATGCTGTGGACGGTGGCGCTCATGCTCGGGCACCTGCAGCTGCCGGACCTGGCGGCGCGGCTCATGGACGCCCTGTCGGACGTGCTCGCGGCGCGCATCGTGCGCACGCCTGACCTGGGCGGCACGGCCACGACGCGGGCAATGACCGACGCGGTGATGGCCCGGCTGGACGCCTGA